One Streptomyces sp. CNQ-509 DNA window includes the following coding sequences:
- a CDS encoding VOC family protein: MDAYVRNIVLDCADARQLADFYTQLLGMRVIREDWMVIAKDEDSFPRLAFEEVEGYRPPLWPDLDRTYPQQMHICFGVDDSTAAGELALRLGATRLSEAGGSCPVFADPAGHPFCLCGPGE, encoded by the coding sequence ATGGACGCCTACGTCAGGAACATCGTGCTCGACTGCGCCGACGCCCGTCAGCTCGCCGACTTCTACACGCAGTTGCTCGGCATGCGGGTCATCCGCGAGGACTGGATGGTGATCGCCAAGGACGAAGACAGCTTTCCACGGCTGGCATTCGAGGAAGTCGAAGGCTACCGGCCGCCGCTCTGGCCCGATCTCGACCGCACCTACCCCCAGCAGATGCACATTTGCTTCGGCGTCGACGACTCCACCGCCGCCGGCGAGCTGGCGCTGCGGCTCGGGGCCACGCGGCTCTCCGAGGCGGGGGGCAGTTGCCCGGTGTTCGCCGACCCCGCCGGGCATCCGTTCTGCCTCTGCGGGCCCGGGGAGTAG
- a CDS encoding M23 family metallopeptidase yields the protein MASYRSGPGYGHGYDDYGYDGYAPGGHAPEGYAPTGYAAEEPVDEVLPEDDLPSRGRRRLPRQRGGSMARSGAVLGVGVFAAVGAGSMATAQEKPPVAISMPDQVDTVANRIGAQLPDAESLPGVGDLMPSEEEPASDSVVTTAPLTQVSYASDTDTANQPADSGEALRARILEQAEQQQAEADASARAAAEAEAAKQAAEEAAEAKAAEEERQRRLEEERRRKAEEEARRKAEAERLAKLAASYVAPVANYTLTSTFGESGDMWAAGHTGQDFAASTGTPVKAVHGGTITEAGWAGSYGYRIVLTLEDGTEVWYCHLSSIIQSSGEVTTADVIGRVGATGNVTGPHLHLEVRPGGGDAVDPLAWLRNNGAPV from the coding sequence GTGGCGTCCTACAGGTCTGGGCCTGGCTACGGCCATGGCTATGACGATTACGGCTACGACGGCTATGCGCCCGGCGGCCACGCCCCCGAGGGGTATGCGCCCACCGGTTACGCCGCCGAAGAGCCGGTCGACGAAGTCCTCCCCGAGGACGACCTTCCCTCCCGCGGCCGTCGGCGCCTTCCCCGGCAGCGCGGCGGCAGCATGGCGCGCAGCGGCGCCGTACTCGGCGTGGGTGTCTTCGCCGCCGTCGGCGCGGGCAGTATGGCCACGGCGCAGGAGAAGCCGCCGGTCGCGATATCCATGCCCGACCAGGTCGACACCGTGGCGAACCGGATAGGCGCCCAACTCCCCGACGCGGAGAGCCTGCCGGGCGTCGGCGACCTGATGCCGAGCGAGGAGGAGCCCGCTTCCGACTCGGTCGTCACCACGGCTCCGCTCACCCAGGTCAGCTACGCGAGCGACACCGACACCGCGAACCAGCCCGCCGACTCCGGCGAGGCGCTGCGGGCCCGCATCCTGGAGCAGGCCGAGCAGCAGCAGGCGGAGGCCGACGCCTCCGCCCGCGCGGCGGCCGAGGCCGAGGCCGCCAAGCAGGCGGCCGAGGAGGCCGCCGAGGCGAAGGCGGCGGAAGAGGAGCGCCAGCGCCGCCTGGAGGAGGAGCGCCGCCGCAAGGCGGAAGAGGAAGCCCGCCGCAAGGCGGAGGCGGAGCGCCTCGCGAAGCTCGCCGCCAGCTATGTCGCCCCGGTCGCGAACTACACGCTCACCTCGACGTTCGGCGAGTCCGGCGACATGTGGGCCGCGGGCCACACGGGCCAGGACTTCGCCGCCTCCACCGGCACCCCGGTCAAGGCGGTGCACGGCGGCACGATCACCGAGGCCGGCTGGGCCGGCTCGTACGGCTACCGCATCGTCCTCACGCTCGAGGACGGCACCGAAGTCTGGTACTGCCATCTGTCCTCCATCATCCAGTCCTCCGGCGAGGTGACGACCGCCGACGTCATCGGGCGCGTGGGCGCCACGGGCAACGTCACCGGCCCGCACCTGCACCTTGAGGTACGACCCGGCGGCGGGGACGCAGTGGACCCCCTCGCCTGGCTGCGCAACAACGGCGCCCCGGTCTGA